GACCACTGCTAATGAAATTTACctggcatttttcttcttccacattCCAGAGCTGATATTGCTTTGATTGGACTGGCTGTGATGGGTCAAAACCTTATTTTGAACATGAATGACCATGGCTTCGTGGTAAGTGAAGGAAAACTGTTCAGAaaggcaggggggttggagctgAGCATTTtgtgtgagggtttttttcttttttccttgtgataGTTGTTTCCTCCTTTTAGTTGTAACCTAGACTGCCCTTTGTCTTGCTTCCAGAGAAAAACATCAGTGCATGGCTGTACTCAGCTAGCCACCTGATGTGTATGATTTTCCCCTGCAGTTTGCTCTGGCATTGGCCATTAACCGTAGGTTCCCAAGGCACTTGCAAAGACGTGCTGCAGGTTCATCCCTGCTCGGTGTCTTTGAGGAAGGTGGAATTGGGAGAGCACGTGTTTTTGAACCTTGCTTGTGTAACTTGTAGCTTGAGCTAAAGTAACTGTTCTGTTAGCAGCTTTTATTAATGCGTTTTCTTGCTCCCCCAGGTTTGTGCTTTTAACAGGACGGTTTCCAAAGTGGATGACTTTCTGGCCAACGAGGCCAAGGGAACCAAAGTGATTGGTGCTCACAGCCTGGAAGAGATGGTCTCTAAGTTAAAGAAGCCCCGTCGCATTATTTTGCTGGTGAAGGCTGGAAGTGCAGTGGATGACTTCATCAATAAATTGGTGAGGCAAACATTCTTTCTACCTGTGACTCCTTGCTGTCTTTTGGACAAGTTTCCTCTGGAAGATCTCAATTATTTGTCATTAATGAGGTTTTGAATgcatggagaaaacaaaaatgctgatttgtTTTTGGTAGGTGCCACTGTTGGAGACTGGAGACATCATAATTGATGGTGGGAATTCTGAATATAGAGATACCACGGTAAGCctgttctctttcttccctgatTGTCACAATAGTCAGTCAACAACATGCCATGTCCTCTTTGCTCAGGGAAGGCCAAACTGAGTTATCTCTGCAAAACTAGATCATGCAGCCTATTAAAAAGCAATTGGTACAGTAGTTAAGGATTGTTCTATAAGTATATTTTATTAGAAGTTGCCCAAATcatcaaagaatatttttattgacaTCTTGTAAAGAGTGAAGGCTTTTAGAAAATTTACTGTTACAACCTTACAGAGTTTTCAGGGAGATTTGAAAACCTAAGGATATTTATAGATTTGCTGTTATATCTGAATCCTGCATGACCATGGGAAAATCCAGTAAGACAGAACTGGTTTGGCTGTCTTGAAAACACcagagcaattatttttcaaaaacacacAAGCCTGCTTGTGAGCAGGCTGTAACTATAGAAGTTATATGTTACCTTAGCATCTCTGGGATGCTTACatgaaaatactgtgttcaaATTGGTACTTCTGGCTCTCGGAAGGAGTGCTGGTATTAGTCTTTCTGCTTTGGCATCCAGATCTTAGGTAAGtgaattatagaatcatagaatggtttgggttggaagggaccttaaagattctCTAGTTGCAATCCCCtggggacaccctccagtagaccaggttgcccaaagcctcatccaccctggccttgaacacttccagggaggaagTTGGCTGTACCAGACTAAAAACCAGGTACTGAATGAGGATTAATGCTTGGGAAGCTTGAAGCTCCCCTTGGGGATCTCAACCTGTACTTCGCTCCCACTTAGAGGGAATTAGTTCCCTTATGGTTGTCCATGCTCACACCTTCTCTCTGCAGTGAACTCAGCAACTCCACCTTGGGCCTAATCTGCCTCCCCCACATCTTTGCACATAGCTTGTATCACCTGACACTTAATTCTGAGCATTTTCCAGCCTCACTACTGCTTTATTCTATCTGGTGCTTATAAGGACTTTGTTTTCTCAGCATGTCTCTTTTGCAAGGATCCATGTCAAGGCAACAGGAAGTTTCCTAATGTTCACTTTGGTGTATGTACAAGCTTTCTCTAAGGTTGTCTTCTAGCATGTCCAAAGCAGAATTGAAAACCTAATTTTAGGTCTAAATTTCTAACCTTTTTTTGTAAGGCTCTGGCattgaaacaaattaaataatgcTTCTCTGGTCTTTGTTCCAGAGACGCTGTAAGGAACTACAGGAAAAGGGCATCCTATTTGTCGGAAGCGGTGTTAGTGGTGGAGAGGAGGGTGCCAGATACGGTCCTTCGCTCATGCCAGGAGGAGCCAAAGAAGCCTGGTAAGCACGAGCTAGTATATTCTTCTTCAGAATGTTCTGCAACAATCGTCTTCTATTCACATTGAGAgctgagggagggaaggaggaggagggtgtgggtgtggagagagagagaacaagaTATGTTGCTATCTTACTTCCTCAAGGCTCGAGATTTCTCAACCTAGCTGGGGTCACGGGGCAGTGCTGAGCTTTCATGGCAGGCAAGACAAaggcagggatttttttccaggaattcTTGGGCAAAAGTAGTACCTACAGAAATCAGAAGGGAGAAATGTGTACCAGGGAAGAATTttacttaaatttttaaaaagtactgtTCTTgattatgatttttcttttggggcCCTACACACTTGGAACGCTGTTAACCGTGAAACAGGCAGCAGCAAACATCCCTGCCGTGACACGCATGATAAAAGGAGGCTTCAGTACATGTTTGTCCTGACTATTGAGTACATTACTTTTCTTGCAAGTTTCTGCCATGCTGCGCTGCTGGTTTGTACTGATGTTACTGTGACGTTAAAGGACTGTACATCAATGTTCACGTTAGAGTTCATCCCTGGTTGCGCGTTCTCTCTGTAAATGCGGAAAGAAAAGGCATGTCTGGGCTTTACCTGAGTCTTAGACTCTCTTAAGCCCCTGTCCATTTGCATTAGCATTTCATACCGATAACAGCCTGTTCAAATCTGACGGCACAAAGCCAGAAACAACATAACAGTAATTTGCTGTCTGATCATCTTTTTGCCATAAACAGCTCAGTAAATACAGCTTCTATTTGCCACCCTTACCTGAACTTTGTCCCCCCTCTGTCacagcacctgcagcccatgtgCCACCCATGCTCCTTTCCCAGTGGTCGCTTTAGTTTGCTCCAAACTTGGCATTCTGTAATGCTCTCCTGTTGGCTAAGCAATTGACTACACTTGAGGAGCCTGGCAATGACAAAAGCTCCTAATTACTGCAGTAATGCAGATAACTAGATCCTGTGGAGTTTCTTCCCTactcctctccttctccagaTTACCCTGGATTTTTCTTGTGGCTATAGAAAAGAATGGGATTTTGTTCTGGCTCTGTCACTGATCCTTTCTGAGTGTGAGCCTGTATCATAGCCTGCCTCTATTTCCCCATTTCTAAAATGGAGAAGATAATATTTGGGCTCTTTTAGGTACATTAAGCTTGTCTGCACAGTGCTGTAAGCATGACACGGGCTGTCCCCATTTCTTGCAAGCAGTGTCTAGTTCTGggaaaaacatacattttattttacattgctGTGTGGTGGGTTATCAACCTGCCAGCATGCCCTCACCCCACACCTCACTACCTTTTGGCAGAAAGATGCATCATaccaatggatttttttttctttgtttcttcttgtggTGTTTGCGTCCTCTGCCTATCTGCTGAGGCATATTATTTCTCCCCACAGGCCCCACATCAAGACCATATTTCAAAGCATTGCTGCTAAAGTGGGATCTGGGGAGCCTTGTTGTGACtgggtaaatatttatttgatacTGACCTTAACTTGTGGTTAGAATCCATGCTTAGGTAGTTTGGTTGCTGAAGCTCATGCTTGTTTGTCCTTAATAAAACCAGTGGGCTGATTTTCTGGCTGACTGCATTCAATTCAAATCTACCCTCTCTGATAACTTCCCCCCATGCAATGGAAAGACAAAGTTTTATGGCTGGGCcatgtgctgggggagctaaATGGATCTGTGACCCACAGTGTTTTCAATTAGCACTGGGCTTCCTTCCTTCATTTAGGCAGAAGGAAGCCATAGGCAGATATTAAACAGGGGAAGTGGTGACAGTGCTGTTGCTGATGGCATTTTTTTGATGTTTCCTGACAGGTCGGAGATGAAGGTGCTGGACACTTTGTGAAGATGGTGCACAATGGGATTGAATATGGAGACATGCAGCTGATCTGTGAGGCGTATCACCTGATGAAAGATGTGGTGGGCATGGAGCATGATGAGATGTCAAAGGTGATCTGTAGTTTTTCTTGTTGTGCCTTCTTGAGCCATGGTGGCTGTCTGCAGTTGATGGAGGCAGCTGGGCTTGGGTAAAGCGCTGCATATGCATGAAGTTGATTTTTCTGACATGCCTTCTGCTGGGGGCAGCGCACAATATTCTCGAGCCTCAAATGAGGTAGGGAGCAGCAGGCACATACATCTGAATATAGAAGTTGTCAAAACTCTGCCATTCTACAGTTGATTTCTCCCCAGGAAGCACCTTCTTGCATAGAGATATGAATTACCCTGCCTGAAAAAAGCTAGTAAAACATTGAGCATGATAATCAAGCAGGAGAATCTTGCAAAGACCTTGTTGAAGCAAGTCAATAAGAGTGATGTGTCTTGAAAGAGCAGTTGTGTTTCCAGCCTTCACTGGAAATCACTGGTAGATGTGGCAGGGTACGTGTAACCAGTAAGTGGGATAGCATGACCCCCTTCTGtctgtatacatatatatcaaTAACTCAGTTGATATATATACACTAGATACATACTAAATcgttgtgtatatatatgtgtgtgtgtgtatatatatacacacacactttttctcctcttacaGGTATTTCAGGAATGGAATAAGACAGAGTTGGACTCTTTCCTGATTGAAATCACAGCCAATATTCTCAAATTCAAAGACAGTGATGGCAAATACCTCCTCCCAAAGATCAAGGACAGTGCAGGACAAAAAGGCACAGGAAAGTGGACAGCCATTTCTGCCCTGGAATATGGAGTCCCTGTCACACTCATAGGTAACTGGTTCTTTGATCTGTCCTGTACTGGTAACAGTAATCTCAGAAATGAGCCCACGCTGGGGCTTAGCTCCCAGAAGAGGCTCTTCTCCATGTAGCTGTTGCAGCCTTCTGCCCTTGAGAGCcgttactgtttttctttgctgggCTTGTTTTTACCTTATTTCTCAAATATGGGTAGTACTGTTATCATGCCTTTGCCCATGGTATCTTTGCGGTTCTGGTGGTGACTTGGTGAGAGATGAATGTAAGTGCCATGCTAGAAGTGTCATGCTAGATTGATGCAACATTCCTCAGTAATCCTCTGCCTTATCTGCTACTCCAAATCTCATCACAGccttaaaaatgttgtttaaaaaaaaaaaaaaaggtgggggcAGGACACCCTCAAAACCTTGTTGTCTCACCACTGCTTGGTAAGTACTTAGACGTCTCTGAAGGtgtaagaattatttttcagatatcTGCCTAAGTCTTCTATTTCTATGTTTCAGTATAATTAGGCTAACCCAGCATTAGTGTGTCTAAACAGGAACACGAGGGCCAGACTGTATTTCTTTGAGCCTCTGGCGGTGGCTGCAGTTTTTCCACTACAACAGTTGGTTGTGGTGTTTCTTCATACACCCTggactgctgctgttttttgttttgtggctAATAAGGCTGCTGATCCAAAGCCAAACTAAGATgatggaaatgtattttgtaattGCTTTGAATTATAACCCTAAAGTGTGAGAATTTACCTGCTCACATACATACCTAACAGTCTTGTTACCTACCCTTTTATCTAACCTGGCCTCTGAATGGAATTGTGACACAGGAGTTGTAAAACATCTGCAACACATTTAGAGCGCTCTCTTACCACAGGTTCAATGTAGACTTTCCTGTTGAGTACATAAGGTGACTCAGCAGGTTCTTTGCTCTTGGCTTAGCTTCaattttcatgctttctctacctctttctcctttgccttgGCTGGTCAAGTCCTCTTGTATTAGAAGATAAGAAAAACTATATTCAGTAGACTAAAAGAGAGTAACTGCAGTGATAGCTATCAGAGAAACATGGCTGCATTCTAACAAcataattttacaaaacaagTTTTGTAAATGGTTTTAATATTCTACTACAGCTGCAGTCTTTCAGTTCTAGGCTTGAAACAGTGTTTCTCACTTGTGCTGTTAATATTCTCCTGTTTGAGGTTCTTGCAAAGGCCGAGGGTGGAGGAGACACTCCCTAATTAGTTCTCTGCAGTGCCAGGGGAGCATTGTTAGGTAATGATGAGTTGATGGGGAAGTATGTGCAATAGCCCTTTTGCAAACATGGCTGTTCTTAGGGCAGTTGCTGTGTGTGTGGTTTTACTGCATAAGCATGACTTGCAGACTTCTGCTTGTAAAAGCAGAGTCATCCTACCCCTGGTTTTTCctgactctttttttctccccagtatAGAAGGCAGTTTTTGCAGAAATGGAGAGGAACCAGTTTTGATTTTGATACAGTCTTTTAATCCTTCTTCAGGGAGGATCCAGAATTCTGTGAAAAcattattaatcttttttttgtttattttgggtggtttggtttgggttttttttgagggatgggagtggggtttttttgttgttgtaattCACGACTGACTTAAAAGGTGGAAGAAAATTTCAGTATGAAGATCATAATAAACTTGATTGCTTTCCTTCTATCGGACCctagaaaggaaacatttttttccccatttaacAATACCATCTTCAATTGCAAATAAGTACAATGTAAACCAGCATGATTAGGAATTGACTGAGCCAGATCAAGAGATTGGCATTCAAGCTTTCTCTTTAGGAGCTGAAGATACTGCTTGGCTATCTCCTTAGCCCTGGCAAATGACATTTAGTAACCTGCTTAGTGATGTTATAAAACTTTCTTATGGGATTCTGGATACTAGTGTTATGAGCTTACCAGATTTGtaaagtttttttcctcttgtaagTTAACCTGCTGATTTATTCTTGATTTTAATTGCTCTAttttgcatgtgtgtatttCAAAGCACATCTAGTTAATGTGAGTTAGCATTTATGCAACAGCTTTTTATCTTCAAAGCACGATAGAATAACTAGTGAAGTCTTCAGCCTTGCCTGTCCCTAGACTGCAGTGCAACGCTGTCTGTCTTTTATAGATAGGAAgagattttaaagtaaattcttAAAATTCCGGTGAAAGTTCCTGAGGATAAATTTTCATGCAGGTGACGTGtggctttttttgtctctttatcATTTGAAAGCTGTATCAGTCAATATTTACCCAACGGTTATGCTGACTGGCAGTTTGGTCCCTCAGTAATGCTgttgaaataattcatttgtACACCTCTGTTCCTGTGTGACTCTGTTTCACTATGTATGTGGCTCATCATTCAGTGACACTCTCACTGTGTGATTAAGGACAAGTATCTCAGACCTTAACTGTGATGCTGAACTTTCTAATTATCTGCCCTTTCCTACCATACATACTTAAAGGTGAAGCTGTGTTTGCACGGTGCCTGTCTTCCCTCAAGGATGAGAGAGTACAGGCCAGTAAGCTGCTGGTTGGGCCTAAAGTGACGCAATTTGGTGGGAACAAGAAGGCCTTCCTGGAGGACATACGCAAGGTGAGTCATTGTGCTTGCCAGAGTGCTGTATTACAGCTGTATATCAAAGCAGGTCTTGGATGCTGTAAACCCCAGTGAGGAGCTcttgtgtttgtgtttcatGACAAATTAGTTCCTGCTTTCAGTCAAACAGGGCATGTAGACTGTGAAGTTTCTTGTTCAACTTTGTGGGACTTCACTTGGAATGTGaatttgtttggtgtttttttttttttttcttttttaggccCTGTATGCTTCCAAGATTATCTCATATGCTCAAGGCTTCATGCTGCTGAGACAAGCAGCCAAAGAGTTTGGCTGGACACTGAATTACGGTGGCATTGCACTGATGTGGAGAGGAGGCTGCATCATTAGAAGGTAATTGAGGAGGTAACTTAGTTgctgagggaagaagagcaGGCAATTTAGTTTATGTGGCACTGGACTGACAGGCCTAGAGATTTTCTTGGAAAATCCATGGAGTTAATCTGATGATTACATACCGAGAGGCTGTTTCTGTAGATGGCACTAAAGGTTACCAGATGAAGCCAATTTTCTGGTGGCTTTAGCTACTGCAGATTTTATTCggtctttgttttgtttgcatctTTCTCAGTGTTTGGAATCTGAGTCCAGCTGAGTCAAATTTTGGCACTGTAATTTTTGGATTCTGGGCCTTTGTTGGAAGCTGTGAGATTTTATTCCTGGTTTACGTGTGTTCTGCCTAGTGTGTTCCTGGGAAAAATCAAAGATGCTTTTGATCGAAACCCTGAGCTCCAGAATTTGCTGTTGGATGATTTCTTTAAGACAGCTGTTGAAAACTGTCAGGTGAGTTtcaaaggaaggaagagcataaaaataatagtttataGCCTGGacttcttcagcttctttcGCAGGAGTTACCTTCACAACTATATTTagattgaaaaatgaaaagctagaGAACACCCTTGAAAGCTATTTATACAGCATCCTTAATCCCACAGATCTCTAAAGAATTCTTAAGCTCTTTGGGACTATGTATGTGTATCTGTACACACGTAATGTATGGGTGTAGGAATTGATCATCTATGCTTCAAGGTACCCTACTGTAGTAGAACATACGGGTCTTACAGGatcaggacaggaaaaaaactacATAGTTGGAGCTTGTTGAAATGGAACAAGTTACTGTGGTGAGGTAGGCTATACTGAGCTCCTAATTAGAATTTAGCCAGACACCAGGGTTAGCGACCTGTCCTTGAAAAAATGCCTACAAATGCCTCTTGCCTCTGTTTATCAGGAAGTAGGAGAATGTTAGTTctaaatgaaggaagaaaaagggggtTGCATCACTGAAGCACTACTTTATAAATCAGCATCCAGATACATCAACCAATGAACCAAGGTCTCATGTAATGTTGCAAGGTATATTTGTACTGTCAACCTAAAGATAATACAGGAGCAAACAAACATATAGTCCTTGTGGTGTCATGGTGGTTCTCTTTGATACTAGCCACGCTACTATTAGAAACTTAAGGTTTCCATTTTACTATTATAGAAGACTTAGGCAGAACTCTAGCAACTCAGAAGCAGCATgatgtgaggaaaaaatgtctAGCCTGTGTGAACATTCTCGTCACTGCCCTGTGTCTTGTGCCTTCTGTGCACTTGGATTTCAGCTGTACAGAGTGTAGAGCTCTGTTCCATTACCACTGTTTGCAGTAGCACCAAAATAACAGTGTTCCAGACCCGCTATTCGTTAGACCTAGGTCTGTCCAAACAGTGTCCTGATTTGGATGGAGTTGACAGGCAGAACTAAAACTAGATAATCTGACCAACAAAGAAGTCATATATTATCattagtaattattttaactgaagCTGAATATTCCATGCAGGTTACTAAATCAGATGTCCGGTTGAAATGAGGATTATCCACATGTCTGTC
The nucleotide sequence above comes from Balearica regulorum gibbericeps isolate bBalReg1 chromosome 21, bBalReg1.pri, whole genome shotgun sequence. Encoded proteins:
- the PGD gene encoding 6-phosphogluconate dehydrogenase, decarboxylating, whose translation is MAQADIALIGLAVMGQNLILNMNDHGFVVCAFNRTVSKVDDFLANEAKGTKVIGAHSLEEMVSKLKKPRRIILLVKAGSAVDDFINKLVPLLETGDIIIDGGNSEYRDTTRRCKELQEKGILFVGSGVSGGEEGARYGPSLMPGGAKEAWPHIKTIFQSIAAKVGSGEPCCDWVGDEGAGHFVKMVHNGIEYGDMQLICEAYHLMKDVVGMEHDEMSKVFQEWNKTELDSFLIEITANILKFKDSDGKYLLPKIKDSAGQKGTGKWTAISALEYGVPVTLIGEAVFARCLSSLKDERVQASKLLVGPKVTQFGGNKKAFLEDIRKALYASKIISYAQGFMLLRQAAKEFGWTLNYGGIALMWRGGCIIRSVFLGKIKDAFDRNPELQNLLLDDFFKTAVENCQDSWRRVISTGVEIGIPMPCFTTALSFYDGYRHEVLPANLIQAQRDYFGAHTYELLSKPGVFIHTNWTGHGGNVSSSAYNV